Part of the Coriobacteriaceae bacterium genome is shown below.
GTTACCACTGCCATGTCCATCTTCTTCGTCATGAGCTATGCCAAGAAGGTCAAGGCTGACAAGGGTTCCACCATCCTGTCGATGCAGGAGCTCAAGGACGCCGAAGAGGCTCACGGCAAGGCTGCTTCCGAGGTTCACAATGAGGTCAAGCTCACTGGTCGTCAGAAGGGTGTTCTGATCGCCTTTGCCTTCACCTTCGTCGTCATGATCGTCGGCTTCATTCCGCTGGCCGACCTCAACGAGGGCGTCGCCAACTTCTTCGACGCTGGCGCTGTCTACGACGCCGACGGTAACGCCGTCGTCCAGGGCTGGTCTGCCCTGATCACCGGCCTGCCCATTGGTCAGTGGTACTTCGACGAGGCTTCCACCTGGTTCTTCCTCATGGCCGTCCTGATCGGTATCATCGGTGGCCTGTCCGAGAAGCAGATCGTTAACACCTTCATCACCGGCGCTGCCGACATGATGTCCGTTGTTCTCGTCATCGCCCTCGCCCGTGGTATCTCCGTCCTCATGGCTAACACCGGCCTCGACGTCTACGTCCTCGACGCTGCCGCCAATGCTCTGGCTGGCCTGTCCGGCGTGATCTTCGCTCCCATGAGCTTCCTGGTCTACTTCGGCCTGTCCTTCCTGATCCCCTCGACCTCTGGTATGGCTACCGTCTCCATGCCTATCATGGGACCGCTGGCTGTTAAGCTCGGCTTCTCGCCCGAGGTCATGGTCATGATCTTCTCCTCTGCCATCGGCGTTGTGAACCTGTTCACCCCGACCTCCGGCGCCATCATGGGCGGTCTCGCCCTGGCCAAGATCGAGTGGACGACCTGGCTCAAGTTTGCCCTTAAGCTCATCGTCGCTCTCTCCGTCGTCTGCGCCATCATCCTGACCGTCGCTTGCGTGATGCTCTAAGTACCCAACGGGTACCCCACGGAAACCTTGACGATCCTGTAAAGGATCACCTGGTCATCGTCTGTCCGGTGGGGTCAACCCACCGGTAGACTCCTACCTTTAGCCCCCTCCCGTTCCGTGCGCGGGAGGGGGCGCTTTTTTGTTCCGCGGTTTTACCAAACCGCGGAACCGGTCGACGCTGCAAACCCGCCAGAGCGGCAATCTGACGTTCAATCGTCGGGCATGGCCAAAAGGCCTATGCCCTCCTCTTTCACGTCACCTTGCTCGCTCTGACGGGCTTTCGCTGACTTATGCTCCACCTGCGACGTTCCCCTTGTTGGTGCAGGGGGAAGCTTGCTCGCTCTGGTGCCCGTTCGCTGGCTTCAGCTCTGCCTGCGACGTTTTCATTGTTGGTGCTGAGTGACTTGTTCCCCGTTCCAAACGAGCTGCCCCGGGTCCCCGGTGGTTGTGGTGAGCGTGTTTGGTTGGTGCCTGTTGATGGTCTGGGTATCGGGGAGGGCGGGCTCCGTTATAATCGCCTAGGACATTAAATGGAAACGGGACGGGAGCCACACATGCGCCAGGGTTTCGACAATGCGAAGTACATCGAGCTGCAGGCTGCTCACATTAAGGAGCGCATCTCGCAGTTTGGTGGCAAGCTCTATTTGGAGTTTGGCGGCAAGCTGTTTGACGACTATCATGCGAGTCGCGTGCTGCCGGGTTTTGAGCCGGACAGCAAGTTCCGCATGCTCAAGAGCATTGCCGACGACGTCGAGGTCATCATCGCAATCAATGCAAACCATATCGAGAAGAACAAGGCCCGTGGCGACCTGGGCATTACCTATGACGAGGACGTCTTGCGCCTGGTCGACCTGTTCCGCGGCAACGGTTTTGCTGTCGCGGCCGTGGTTATCACGCAGTATGCCGGTCAGCCCGCTGCCGACGTCTTCCGCAATCGTCTGAATGCACTCGGCATTCCCGCCAAGCTGCACTATCCCATTGAGGGCTATCCGCACGACGTCGATCTGATCGTTTCTGACGAAGGCTACGGCAAGAACGAGTTCGTCGAGACCACGCGTCCGCTCGTTGTCGTGACGGCGCCCGGCCCTGGCTCGGGCAAGCTCGCCACCTGCCTCTCACAGCTGTATCACGAGCATAAGCACGGCACCGCCGCCGGTTATGCCAAGTTTGAGACCTTCCCGGTCTGGAATCTTCCCCTGACGCATCCGGTCAATATTGCCTACGAGGCCGCCACGGCGGACCTCGACGATGCCAACATCATCGATTCCTTTCACCTTGAGGCCTACAACAAGACCACGGTCAACTACAACCGCGACGTCGAGGCCTTCCCGGTGGTCCGTGCCCTGATGGAAAAGATCCTAGGCAAGAGCCCCTACCAGAGTCCCACGGACATGGGCGTCAATATGGTCGGCTTTGCCATCACCGATGACGATGCCTGCCGCGACGCTTCCAAGATGGAGATCGTCCGCCGCTACTTTACCGCGGTCGAAAATGTGCGCCGTACCGGCGTGGGCGATGAGCAAGTCGACCGTCTCAAGATTATTATGAAGAAGGCCGGCATCGATAAGAACTACTCACCGGCGCGCTCGGCGGCCTTAACCAGGGAGCAACTGACGGGTGGTCCCGTGGGCGCCATGGTCATGCCGGACGGTTCCGTGGTGACCGGTAAGACCTCCACGCGCCTGGGCGCCGCAAGTTCGCTCATTATGAACGCTCTCAAGCATGTTTCGGGCGTCGACCTTGAGCTTGAAGTCATCAGCGACGAGGCGATCGAGCCCATCAGCAAGCTCAAGACGCATTTCCTGGGCAGCAAAAACCCGCGCCTTCACACCGACGAGACGCTTATGGCGCTGTCGATCACCTCGGCTACGAGCGAGACGGCCGCTCGTGTCCTTTCGGGCCTGGAGCAGCTGCGCGGTTGCGATGCCTTCTTTAGCGTGATTATCTCGCCGACGGACGAGACGGTGTTGCGTAAACTGGGCATCAACGTGTGCTGCGAGCCCAAGTTTGAGCGTCGTGGTTTCTTCCATCGCTAAGTTTGAAGTACCGCGGTAATTGCATCGCCTTTTGGCCGTATCGGGTTAGCGCCCGGTACGGCTTTTTGATCAATAAAGCGTCTATTTCGGCGAAAAATAGCCGTTTACCTGCCTAAAAACAATTTGGGCGGTATACAATAATCGTAACTGTTTCATCCTTAGCGGGATGCCGCATGATGGATATTACCTGCCATCGTGAGGTGTGTCGGTCGTGCACGGCGCGCTGGATGCTCGTGCTCGGTTAGAGGAGGCTGCCATGGCGGGCAAGGGTCGTGCGAGTGTCAACGATATGAAGCGTGTCGAAGTGCTGGTGTTGATGGAGATTGCCCAGCAATCCGAAAGTGGCGGGACATATGGCTTCTCGCGCAAAACGCTTGCGGAGCACGTTGGGGTGTCTCCGTATCGAGCCCGCGCCGCAATTGAGCGCTTGGATTCTGACGGTTTGATCGAGGTCGTTTCGCGTTATAGCGAGGATGGCGGCCAGCTTGCAAATGGTATTTGCCTTACCGAGCGTGGCGGGTGGTATCTGAAAGGCATCCGCGCGGGTATGCTCGTTCGGGATATGCTCAGGGACGAGCTTGCCGATCGGTAGCGATCTGCCGCCTAAGTTGTTGCTACGCCGCTCGGGTCCCGGGCGGCGTTTTGTTTCGAGATGGAGAAATGCAAGCACTTTGGTGAAAAATGGCGAACTGCTTCTTTCTCGAGTATTACAATGAAGACCCGTAAGATGTGTATGGACAACTTCTACGGGAAGCGCAGGTAATTCAATATGACTAAGCATGTGTTTGTGACCGGCGGCGTGGTTTCGTCTTTGGGCAAGGGCATTACCGCGGCATCGCTGGGCCGTTTGCTCAAGTCGCGCGGCTACAAGGTGACGATGCAGAAGGCCGACCCGTATCTGAACGTCGACCCCGGTACCATGAGCCCGTTCCAGCACGGTGAGGTCTTTGTGACCGAGGACGGCTACGAGTCCGATCTGGACCTGGGCCACTACGAGCGTTTTATTGACGAGAACCTGACCCGCGATTCTAACTTTACGACGGGCGCCATTTACAAGAGCCTGATTGCCCGCGAGCGTCGCGGTGACTTTTTGGGCGGTACCGTCCAGGTGATCCCGCATGTCACCAATGCTATCAAGGACAAATTCCGCCGCATTGAGGAGCAGACTGGCTCCGACGTTGTCATTACCGAGCTGGGTGGCACGATCGGCGACATCGAGTCGCAGCCGTTCGTGGAGGCTATCCGCCAGTACCGCAAGGAGGCCGGTCCCGAGAACGTCTGCTACATCCACGTATCGCTCGTTCCCTATATCGCCGCCGCCCACGAGGTTAAGACCAAGCCCACGCAGCACTCCGTCAAGGAGCTGCGCAGCTTTGGTATCCA
Proteins encoded:
- a CDS encoding YfcC family protein, yielding MTETAKKKRGMPSSFTILLALLAIVAVITVIVSGTSGGAVTAARLSDFCTAPIKGFADALPVCLFVMILGGFLGMMTETGALDNGIAVLVQKLKGNEIMLIPVLMLIFSLGGTTYGMCEETVPFYALLAATMMAAGFDPMVGAATVLLGAGCGCLGSTVNPFAVGAAVDALTGVGIEVNQSIIIGLGAVLWIVTTAMSIFFVMSYAKKVKADKGSTILSMQELKDAEEAHGKAASEVHNEVKLTGRQKGVLIAFAFTFVVMIVGFIPLADLNEGVANFFDAGAVYDADGNAVVQGWSALITGLPIGQWYFDEASTWFFLMAVLIGIIGGLSEKQIVNTFITGAADMMSVVLVIALARGISVLMANTGLDVYVLDAAANALAGLSGVIFAPMSFLVYFGLSFLIPSTSGMATVSMPIMGPLAVKLGFSPEVMVMIFSSAIGVVNLFTPTSGAIMGGLALAKIEWTTWLKFALKLIVALSVVCAIILTVACVML
- a CDS encoding DUF1846 domain-containing protein; translated protein: MRQGFDNAKYIELQAAHIKERISQFGGKLYLEFGGKLFDDYHASRVLPGFEPDSKFRMLKSIADDVEVIIAINANHIEKNKARGDLGITYDEDVLRLVDLFRGNGFAVAAVVITQYAGQPAADVFRNRLNALGIPAKLHYPIEGYPHDVDLIVSDEGYGKNEFVETTRPLVVVTAPGPGSGKLATCLSQLYHEHKHGTAAGYAKFETFPVWNLPLTHPVNIAYEAATADLDDANIIDSFHLEAYNKTTVNYNRDVEAFPVVRALMEKILGKSPYQSPTDMGVNMVGFAITDDDACRDASKMEIVRRYFTAVENVRRTGVGDEQVDRLKIIMKKAGIDKNYSPARSAALTREQLTGGPVGAMVMPDGSVVTGKTSTRLGAASSLIMNALKHVSGVDLELEVISDEAIEPISKLKTHFLGSKNPRLHTDETLMALSITSATSETAARVLSGLEQLRGCDAFFSVIISPTDETVLRKLGINVCCEPKFERRGFFHR